A region from the Gemmatimonadota bacterium genome encodes:
- a CDS encoding cell division protein FtsW encodes MTNAGVRERWAMGLEARALILITAVLVALGLATLFSASALEALQKGSPPSTFFVKQLTGVAAGIVLFAIAAKVDAQRMEAHAPAIMWAGIVLMALTLVPGIGAAHLGSRRYLLGRSVQPAEVMKVAVVIWTAAMVIRKGDQMRRLSQGMPIFLVMVGIPTLIAFKQPDYSMGLMFVLLMLLVLFSAGARIGHFVLLGFLGAPLLWHQLMQKKYFRDRLAAFFGQEGARVELNDQQAQSLMAVGSGGLTGTGFGEGMQSYGWVPMGKDDFIAATIGEEWGFLGMTLVILAFATWTWLGFRIARKARSRFLQLVAMGLTATVAITAYVHIGVVINLLPNTGLTLPFFSNGRTNLVLTLAVTGILVNIGSVREKVYGGFATDPVAAAS; translated from the coding sequence GTGACGAACGCCGGTGTACGCGAACGGTGGGCCATGGGCCTCGAGGCGCGGGCGCTCATCCTGATCACGGCGGTGCTGGTCGCGCTCGGGCTGGCCACGCTGTTCTCGGCGAGTGCCCTGGAGGCGCTGCAGAAGGGAAGTCCGCCCTCGACCTTTTTCGTGAAGCAGCTCACCGGGGTGGCCGCCGGCATCGTGTTGTTTGCCATTGCCGCCAAGGTCGATGCCCAGCGGATGGAGGCACATGCGCCCGCGATCATGTGGGCGGGGATCGTCCTGATGGCCCTCACCCTGGTGCCCGGCATCGGCGCCGCCCACCTCGGGTCGCGGCGGTACCTGCTCGGGCGGAGTGTGCAGCCGGCCGAGGTGATGAAGGTCGCCGTCGTCATCTGGACGGCCGCGATGGTCATTCGCAAGGGGGACCAGATGCGTCGCCTGTCGCAGGGCATGCCGATCTTCCTCGTGATGGTCGGGATCCCGACGCTCATCGCGTTCAAGCAGCCGGACTACTCGATGGGGCTGATGTTTGTCCTGCTGATGCTCCTGGTGCTGTTTTCCGCCGGCGCGCGCATCGGTCACTTCGTGCTCCTGGGGTTCCTCGGCGCCCCGCTCCTCTGGCACCAGCTCATGCAGAAGAAGTACTTCCGCGACCGGCTGGCGGCCTTCTTCGGGCAGGAAGGGGCCCGGGTCGAGCTGAATGACCAGCAGGCGCAGTCGTTGATGGCGGTGGGGTCGGGGGGGCTGACCGGGACCGGATTCGGGGAGGGGATGCAGTCCTATGGTTGGGTGCCCATGGGCAAGGATGACTTCATCGCGGCAACGATCGGGGAGGAGTGGGGCTTTCTCGGGATGACCCTGGTGATCCTGGCGTTCGCGACCTGGACCTGGCTGGGCTTCCGGATTGCACGCAAGGCACGGTCGCGGTTCCTGCAGCTGGTGGCGATGGGGCTCACGGCGACGGTGGCGATCACGGCGTATGTGCACATCGGGGTGGTGATCAACCTCCTCCCCAACACCGGGCTCACCTTGCCCTTCTTCTCCAATGGCCGGACCAACCTGGTCCTGACGTTGGCGGTGACGGGGATCCTCGTGAACATCGGGAGCGTCCGCGAGAAGGTCTACGGTGGGTTCGCGACCGACCCAGTTGCCGCGGCGAGTTAG
- the murD gene encoding UDP-N-acetylmuramoyl-L-alanine--D-glutamate ligase — translation MTTPEVAVLGLGTSGLASTRLLRRQGHPVYVSDAGQGAQLEERAAVARGLGATVDLGRHDLDRIGRAGRVVASPGVPPDAAAIVFARAHGVPIVSEVEVGLSALPNAHVIAVTGTNGKTTVTALVDHLLRALGRDVAAVGNIGTPVCEVALRDVPPAWLALEISSFQLHDTPSLQPVVGVLTNLSPDHLDRYPSVEAYYADKAMLFQHDRPDARWVINADDAGTQRMCADLVGRVSTFSTAGRLGDAFLDRAHRTLVVRDAPLLERDQLPLLGLHNVANALAATLAVMVADPAHESDEARARLAAALTTFRPPAHRLEVVGEFDGVTWINDSKATNVASSRVALEAMTRPTILLLGGRHKGEAYSSLLPLITQHCQRVLVYGEASDEIMGDLGGRGAPVERVLGDFGAVMRRARAVAEPGWAVLLSPACSSYDMFTNYQERGAAFARAARGEGQ, via the coding sequence ATGACCACGCCGGAAGTGGCCGTGCTTGGCCTGGGTACAAGTGGGCTTGCCTCCACGCGGTTGCTGCGTCGCCAGGGGCATCCCGTCTACGTGTCTGACGCGGGACAGGGAGCTCAGCTCGAGGAGCGTGCTGCGGTCGCGCGTGGCCTTGGTGCCACCGTGGATCTGGGTCGGCACGACCTCGATCGCATCGGTCGGGCCGGGCGCGTGGTGGCGAGCCCCGGGGTGCCGCCGGACGCGGCCGCCATCGTGTTTGCGCGCGCGCATGGCGTCCCCATCGTCTCGGAAGTCGAAGTGGGGTTGTCGGCCCTGCCGAACGCGCACGTGATTGCGGTCACCGGGACCAACGGCAAGACCACGGTGACCGCCCTCGTGGACCACCTGCTGCGCGCCCTCGGGCGCGACGTGGCGGCGGTGGGCAACATCGGGACCCCGGTGTGCGAGGTGGCACTCCGGGACGTGCCTCCAGCGTGGCTCGCCCTGGAGATCTCCTCCTTTCAGTTGCACGACACCCCGTCGCTGCAGCCGGTGGTTGGTGTGCTGACCAACCTCAGCCCCGACCACCTCGATCGGTACCCGTCCGTGGAGGCGTATTACGCCGACAAGGCGATGCTCTTCCAGCATGACCGACCCGACGCGCGGTGGGTGATCAACGCGGACGACGCCGGAACCCAGCGGATGTGCGCGGACCTTGTTGGACGCGTATCGACGTTCAGCACCGCCGGCCGATTGGGCGACGCCTTCCTGGACCGGGCCCACCGCACGCTCGTGGTGCGCGATGCCCCGCTCCTTGAACGTGACCAGCTCCCGCTCCTCGGGCTGCACAACGTGGCCAATGCGCTGGCGGCGACACTGGCCGTCATGGTGGCGGACCCGGCGCATGAAAGCGACGAGGCCCGGGCGCGGTTGGCGGCCGCACTCACGACCTTTCGTCCACCGGCCCATCGACTCGAGGTGGTGGGGGAGTTCGACGGCGTGACCTGGATCAACGACTCCAAGGCGACCAACGTGGCGTCGTCGCGCGTGGCGCTGGAGGCGATGACGCGCCCAACCATCCTGCTGCTTGGCGGGCGTCACAAGGGGGAGGCGTATTCGAGCCTGCTGCCGCTCATCACGCAGCATTGTCAGCGCGTCCTCGTGTACGGCGAAGCCAGCGACGAGATCATGGGTGACCTGGGCGGGCGCGGGGCACCGGTCGAGCGCGTGTTGGGGGACTTTGGCGCCGTCATGCGGCGGGCCCGGGCCGTGGCCGAGCCCGGATGGGCGGTGCTCCTGTCTCCCGCCTGTTCGAGCTATGACATGTTCACCAACTACCAGGAGCGCGGCGCGGCCTTTGCGCGCGCTGCGCGAGGAGAGGGGCAGTGA
- a CDS encoding UDP-N-acetylmuramoyl-L-alanyl-D-glutamate--2,6-diaminopimelate ligase, whose protein sequence is MTLRPVAEILDALGAAGLVHEVVGELPATITAFTDDSRRVCAGGAFAAVRGHAGDGHSYLAAATAAGMALALVEDATGLTVPAIVVRDSRRAVALAAAAAWGHPARSLRMVGVTGTSGKTTTVAMLRHLLDCPDHPAASIGTLGVLLGSVGEPLPGGAGLTTPGPVELQEVCRALVDRGVRWVAMETSSHALDQHRVDAVAFAGAVFTNLSRDHLDYHGSMAQYLAAKARLVALLAPDGVSAVNADAAEWRDLPPAPRVLRFGLQAGDAEVRAEALATGPEGSAWTLVAGGERVPVRLPLIGDFNVSNALGAAAVAMGLGLSPAVVAGRLSTLPQVPGRLERILTSPVVLRDYAHKPDALERALQAVRPFCPGKLIVVFGCGGDRDRGKRPIMGGIAERLAGVVILTSDNPRTEDPHQILAEIEAGMTPGRHERIEDRRAAIARALTLAGDGDVVILAGKGHETYQIRGTEKLPFDEAVITRELAGHT, encoded by the coding sequence ATGACCCTTCGGCCTGTCGCGGAGATCCTCGACGCGTTAGGCGCGGCGGGTCTGGTGCATGAGGTTGTCGGGGAACTGCCGGCGACCATCACCGCCTTCACCGACGATAGTCGCCGTGTGTGTGCCGGAGGCGCCTTCGCCGCGGTGCGTGGGCACGCCGGGGACGGACACAGCTACCTGGCGGCGGCCACCGCAGCCGGGATGGCACTGGCGCTCGTGGAAGACGCGACCGGGCTCACCGTTCCCGCGATCGTCGTGCGGGACTCCCGCCGGGCGGTGGCACTCGCGGCCGCCGCCGCGTGGGGGCATCCCGCGCGGTCGCTGCGGATGGTTGGTGTCACGGGCACCTCCGGCAAGACCACGACGGTGGCCATGCTGCGCCACCTGCTCGACTGCCCCGATCACCCGGCGGCGTCGATCGGGACGTTGGGGGTGCTGCTGGGCAGCGTGGGGGAACCGCTGCCCGGTGGCGCAGGGCTCACGACACCGGGACCGGTCGAGCTGCAAGAGGTCTGCCGGGCGCTCGTGGACCGCGGGGTGCGTTGGGTGGCGATGGAGACGTCCTCACACGCACTGGACCAGCATCGCGTGGACGCGGTTGCCTTTGCTGGGGCGGTGTTCACCAACCTGAGTCGCGACCATCTGGACTACCACGGCTCGATGGCACAGTACCTGGCCGCCAAGGCGCGACTCGTCGCGCTCCTTGCCCCGGACGGCGTCTCCGCCGTGAACGCGGATGCGGCGGAATGGCGCGACCTTCCTCCGGCGCCGCGCGTACTGCGATTTGGCCTGCAGGCGGGGGACGCCGAGGTGCGTGCGGAAGCGCTGGCCACAGGGCCCGAGGGATCGGCGTGGACGCTGGTGGCCGGTGGGGAACGCGTGCCGGTGCGGCTGCCGCTCATTGGGGACTTCAACGTGAGCAATGCGTTAGGCGCTGCGGCGGTGGCCATGGGGCTCGGCCTGTCCCCGGCCGTCGTCGCCGGTCGGTTGTCTACCCTCCCGCAGGTGCCCGGCCGCCTTGAGCGCATCCTCACGTCGCCCGTGGTGTTGCGCGATTATGCCCACAAACCAGACGCACTGGAGCGGGCCCTGCAGGCAGTGCGGCCGTTCTGTCCCGGGAAGCTGATCGTGGTGTTCGGATGTGGTGGGGACCGAGACCGAGGGAAACGTCCCATCATGGGTGGGATCGCCGAGCGGCTTGCCGGCGTGGTGATCCTGACGAGCGACAACCCTCGCACCGAGGATCCCCACCAGATTCTCGCGGAGATCGAGGCAGGGATGACCCCGGGGCGCCACGAGCGCATCGAAGATCGGCGCGCGGCCATCGCACGCGCCCTGACCCTCGCGGGGGATGGGGACGTCGTGATACTCGCGGGCAAGGGGCATGAGACCTACCAGATTCGCGGGACGGAGAAGCTGCCGTTCGACGAAGCCGTGATCACCCGGGAACTGGCGGGGCACACATGA
- a CDS encoding phospho-N-acetylmuramoyl-pentapeptide-transferase — protein MLHFLLAPWIDDFPILRLIGYISVRGAAAAVTSLLLTFIFGPPLIRRLQAMKVSQVVREGTPETHQVKGQTPTMGGLIILVCAVVPTLLWARFDNQRYVVLALLVTLWMGGIGFLDDYLKLKQKREDRKNEGLVERYKLAGQIGIGLVFGLILWLWPVSNLPGASTTLPFFKNVLLVPAAAWLAWTYVPFVTFIITGVSNSVNLTDGLDGLAAGLCAIALTTFALFAYVMGRVDASSYLQLFYLRGAGELTILCLALVGACIGFLWYNTFPAQVFMGDTGALALGGALGAIAVLLKSEFLLFFVGGVFAMETMSVIIQRTVFKVRKRRFGEEYARANRVFLTAPIHHHFEKKGWRESQVVVRFWILGILCAFVALATLKLR, from the coding sequence GTGCTCCACTTCCTCCTCGCTCCCTGGATCGACGACTTCCCGATCCTCCGCCTCATCGGGTACATCTCGGTGCGTGGGGCGGCCGCCGCGGTCACCTCGCTGCTCCTGACCTTCATCTTCGGGCCCCCGCTCATCCGGCGCCTGCAGGCCATGAAGGTGTCGCAGGTGGTGCGCGAAGGGACGCCGGAAACCCATCAAGTGAAGGGACAGACGCCGACGATGGGCGGGCTCATCATCCTGGTGTGCGCCGTGGTGCCCACGTTGCTCTGGGCGCGATTCGACAACCAGCGCTATGTCGTCCTCGCCCTGCTGGTCACGCTGTGGATGGGAGGAATCGGCTTCCTCGACGACTACCTCAAGCTCAAGCAGAAGCGCGAAGATCGAAAGAACGAGGGGCTCGTGGAGCGCTACAAGCTGGCGGGGCAGATCGGGATCGGGCTCGTGTTCGGGCTGATCCTGTGGCTGTGGCCGGTCTCCAACCTGCCTGGTGCGTCGACCACGCTCCCGTTCTTCAAGAATGTGCTGCTGGTGCCCGCTGCGGCCTGGCTGGCGTGGACTTACGTCCCGTTCGTCACCTTCATCATCACGGGGGTGTCGAACTCGGTGAACCTCACTGACGGGTTGGATGGGCTCGCCGCCGGATTGTGCGCCATCGCCCTGACGACCTTTGCGCTCTTTGCGTATGTGATGGGGCGTGTGGACGCGAGCAGCTACCTGCAGCTGTTCTACCTGCGGGGCGCCGGTGAGCTGACAATCCTGTGCCTCGCGCTCGTCGGGGCGTGCATCGGCTTCCTGTGGTACAACACGTTCCCGGCCCAGGTGTTCATGGGCGACACGGGCGCGCTGGCCCTGGGCGGGGCGCTCGGTGCCATTGCCGTGCTGCTCAAGTCCGAGTTCTTGCTGTTCTTTGTTGGGGGCGTCTTTGCCATGGAGACCATGTCGGTGATCATCCAGCGGACGGTCTTCAAGGTGCGGAAGCGAAGATTCGGCGAGGAGTACGCGCGGGCGAACCGGGTCTTCCTCACGGCGCCGATCCACCATCACTTCGAGAAGAAGGGGTGGCGGGAGTCCCAGGTGGTCGTGCGCTTCTGGATCCTCGGGATCCTCTGCGCCTTTGTCGCCCTCGCCACCCTCAAGCTCCGATGA
- a CDS encoding UDP-N-acetylglucosamine--N-acetylmuramyl-(pentapeptide) pyrophosphoryl-undecaprenol N-acetylglucosamine transferase: protein MRVLFTGGGTGGHLYPALAIARALVTACPAARPFFVGARRGIERELLPGTEFPHLLLDAHPLYRSKPWRNWRTVAGLVGGWRTLAAMGREAAPRLVVATGGYASGPTLAWAATHGVPFVLQEQNAHVGATNHFFARWAREVYVGFPEAVQGLPPAAQPRAHDLGNPILPPPAPDTRPTREAARARWGFGADVHTVVLAFGGSQGSAALNRLVAAWVSAGLPPGLGLIWGTGASHHAGLEHLGSARVMIHPYLNPIAVAYAAADLAVARAGAMTTAELCAWGIPMFLVPLPTAAADHQTVNARSLAAAGAATWVREAEATPNDLSAFCARLLTSPRTLQTARDATLARGRPDAARQIALRVAAFLTPDASASHLRASHA, encoded by the coding sequence GTGCGCGTCCTGTTCACCGGTGGTGGGACCGGGGGGCACCTGTATCCGGCGCTGGCGATCGCGCGGGCGCTGGTGACCGCCTGTCCGGCGGCGCGCCCGTTCTTCGTTGGGGCACGGCGCGGCATCGAGCGTGAGCTGCTCCCGGGCACCGAGTTTCCTCACCTGCTGCTCGACGCACACCCGCTCTACCGGTCGAAGCCCTGGCGCAACTGGCGCACCGTAGCGGGACTCGTCGGCGGGTGGCGCACGCTCGCAGCCATGGGACGGGAGGCGGCACCGCGGCTCGTGGTCGCCACGGGCGGCTACGCTTCCGGCCCGACCCTGGCCTGGGCCGCGACGCACGGCGTGCCCTTCGTGCTGCAGGAACAGAACGCCCACGTGGGCGCCACGAATCACTTCTTTGCCCGGTGGGCTCGTGAGGTCTATGTCGGGTTCCCCGAGGCGGTGCAGGGGCTCCCACCAGCCGCGCAGCCCCGCGCGCACGACCTCGGGAACCCGATCCTGCCGCCCCCGGCTCCGGACACGCGTCCCACCCGCGAGGCCGCGCGCGCCCGCTGGGGATTTGGCGCGGATGTGCACACGGTTGTGCTCGCGTTTGGCGGGTCGCAGGGATCAGCTGCTCTCAATCGGTTGGTGGCGGCGTGGGTCAGCGCCGGGTTGCCGCCCGGCCTGGGGCTGATCTGGGGGACCGGTGCGTCGCATCACGCGGGCCTCGAGCATTTGGGATCGGCACGCGTGATGATCCACCCGTACCTGAACCCGATCGCCGTGGCCTACGCGGCCGCCGACCTCGCGGTGGCCCGCGCGGGCGCCATGACCACGGCCGAACTGTGCGCGTGGGGAATCCCGATGTTCCTGGTGCCGTTGCCGACAGCTGCTGCCGATCACCAGACCGTCAATGCGCGTTCCCTCGCCGCGGCGGGGGCGGCCACCTGGGTTCGCGAGGCGGAGGCCACACCGAACGACCTGTCGGCCTTTTGCGCGCGACTGCTCACGTCGCCCCGCACGCTGCAGACGGCACGTGACGCGACCCTCGCGCGTGGCCGGCCCGATGCGGCGCGACAGATTGCCCTGCGCGTGGCGGCGTTCCTCACGCCGGACGCGTCCGCCAGCCACCTGCGAGCTTCCCATGCCTGA
- a CDS encoding FtsQ-type POTRA domain-containing protein: MSDESVPVPRRFKPGWFVVAALVGLALWTVPWWGRDLAFFRAQFVEVRGTRYARPEEIRRRLGIDSTASIWMSVDTLARRAERHPQVRSARVSRRLPGTFVVDVEENEPVAFVPGTKGLRAYDEQGRLLPMDPTRVDADLPIAERADTALLHLLADLRAAEPTLFARVTEVRLSGRDEFRLYVERLPVRVRRGDGVERFDGLSSVLRDLTTRGVTPVELDLRFKDQVIARLP, encoded by the coding sequence ATGAGTGACGAGTCGGTCCCCGTCCCTCGCCGGTTCAAGCCGGGGTGGTTTGTCGTGGCGGCGCTGGTTGGGCTCGCGCTGTGGACCGTCCCCTGGTGGGGCCGCGACCTCGCGTTCTTTCGCGCGCAGTTCGTGGAAGTGCGCGGGACGCGGTATGCCCGCCCCGAGGAGATCCGGCGTCGGCTTGGCATTGACTCCACGGCGTCCATCTGGATGTCCGTCGACACCCTCGCGCGACGGGCGGAGCGGCACCCGCAGGTCCGGTCCGCTCGCGTGAGCCGCCGGCTGCCGGGAACGTTCGTCGTCGATGTCGAGGAGAACGAGCCCGTGGCGTTCGTGCCGGGGACCAAGGGACTGCGCGCCTACGACGAGCAGGGTCGCTTGCTCCCCATGGATCCCACGCGAGTGGACGCTGACCTTCCCATCGCGGAACGCGCCGACACCGCCTTGCTTCACTTGCTCGCTGACCTGCGGGCCGCCGAGCCGACACTGTTTGCGCGCGTGACTGAGGTTCGGCTCTCCGGTCGCGATGAGTTTCGCCTGTATGTCGAACGGCTTCCGGTGCGTGTGCGACGCGGAGACGGCGTCGAGCGGTTCGACGGGCTATCTTCCGTCCTCCGCGACCTCACCACTCGTGGTGTGACGCCCGTGGAGCTCGACCTGCGTTTCAAGGACCAAGTCATCGCCCGCCTCCCATGA
- the murC gene encoding UDP-N-acetylmuramate--L-alanine ligase, with translation MPDHVATSDPLFALSDPRPVHFMGIGGAGMSALAVWCLERGVPLTGCDSGDAPMELRDRGVVLARGHDPSHVGGARAIVVTSAVPRDHPELQAAQAAGIPVVRRAEALGAAVNAGRVVAVAGTHGKTTTTVMTTEAFAAAGLAPTGIAGGRVGSWGGNLRPGGDAVFVVEADEYDRSFLALRPTVAVITNVEADHLDIYRDLDDIRATFVQFATPAHTIVVCDDDEGAATLPLASGAQLVRYGVNSRRVRLHGEPSPLMDGRTVVAVTWDGECLGDVVLRVPGLHNVRNALAAIGSGLALGATLEAMRPGLEAFGGVERRFQRLGMAAGVDVVDDYAHHPTEVAATLAAARTAFSGRRIVAAFQPHLYSRTRDFAGAFGTSLAAADAVFLCDLYPAREQPMPGVSSALVAAAIPAARLQWQGPRAALAAALASFVRAGDVVLTMGAGDITRSGPELLAHLAATG, from the coding sequence ATGCCTGACCACGTCGCGACCAGCGACCCGCTTTTTGCCCTGTCCGACCCGCGCCCCGTGCACTTCATGGGAATTGGCGGGGCGGGGATGAGTGCCCTGGCCGTGTGGTGTCTGGAGCGCGGCGTCCCGCTCACCGGGTGCGACAGCGGCGATGCGCCGATGGAGCTGCGTGATCGTGGGGTGGTGCTGGCGCGTGGGCACGACCCGTCCCACGTTGGCGGGGCCCGCGCCATTGTCGTCACGTCCGCCGTTCCTCGCGACCATCCCGAACTGCAGGCGGCACAGGCTGCGGGAATTCCCGTGGTGCGACGCGCGGAAGCGTTAGGCGCGGCCGTGAATGCGGGACGCGTGGTCGCGGTCGCAGGCACGCACGGCAAGACCACCACGACTGTGATGACGACCGAGGCCTTCGCGGCGGCGGGGCTTGCGCCCACCGGCATCGCCGGGGGACGGGTCGGCAGCTGGGGTGGCAACCTTCGGCCAGGTGGGGATGCCGTGTTCGTCGTCGAGGCGGACGAGTACGACCGGTCGTTCCTCGCGTTGCGGCCCACCGTGGCGGTGATCACCAACGTCGAGGCCGACCACCTCGACATCTACCGTGACCTGGACGACATCCGGGCCACCTTTGTGCAGTTTGCCACCCCGGCGCACACCATCGTGGTGTGCGACGACGACGAGGGGGCTGCCACCCTGCCGCTGGCGAGTGGGGCGCAGCTCGTGCGGTACGGCGTGAATTCACGCCGCGTGCGCCTGCACGGCGAACCGTCGCCACTGATGGATGGCCGCACCGTGGTCGCGGTCACGTGGGACGGCGAATGCCTCGGCGATGTCGTGCTGCGCGTGCCAGGATTGCACAATGTGCGCAATGCGCTGGCTGCCATTGGCTCGGGGCTCGCCCTCGGGGCCACCCTGGAGGCCATGCGTCCGGGGCTCGAGGCCTTTGGTGGTGTGGAGCGCCGCTTTCAACGGTTAGGCATGGCCGCCGGTGTCGACGTGGTCGACGACTATGCGCACCACCCCACGGAGGTGGCGGCCACGCTGGCGGCGGCTCGGACCGCGTTCTCCGGCCGGCGCATCGTCGCGGCATTCCAACCGCATCTCTACTCGCGCACCCGCGACTTTGCTGGAGCCTTTGGCACGTCGCTCGCTGCGGCGGACGCGGTGTTCCTCTGTGATCTCTATCCCGCGCGTGAACAGCCGATGCCCGGCGTCAGTTCGGCCCTGGTGGCTGCGGCGATTCCCGCGGCGCGCCTGCAGTGGCAGGGACCGCGTGCGGCACTTGCCGCCGCACTGGCGTCGTTCGTTCGCGCCGGCGATGTGGTCCTGACCATGGGGGCAGGAGACATCACGCGCAGCGGCCCCGAACTCCTCGCGCATCTTGCGGCCACCGGATGA
- a CDS encoding UDP-N-acetylmuramoyl-tripeptide--D-alanyl-D-alanine ligase: MSIWSLDRVVAALGPLLIGARPAGGTPLRSVSTDTRSLGAGDLFVALVGERFDGHAFVDQAVEAGAAALVVSDPRAAAGAGVPVFVVEDTTAALGALGRWWRRTWGGRVVAVAGSNGKTSTKGMLAAVLGQQLRVHATVGNLNNQVGVPLTLLSIPPEADLAVVEVGTNHPGEVAALRDLVEPDVAVITSIGEEHLEGFGSLAGVLQEEVSIALGVPTVVVPAAQPEVGEAARRFGGAVIEAGVEGGTVRPEAWGVDGDGHGWLQVGEHRATLTLVGAHNVRNACLAVAVARVCGVDDAHIAGGLAATPAAAMRSVVERLGTLRIYNDAYNANPASAREALASMDAMEGTMPRVVVLGSMLELGAESDGLHDAIARRALASRADVIAAVGAFADAFARVAPADPRVVAAPDVAAVWPTLRPRVAPDSLVLLKGSRGTRLERLLPELAVVGGASAPVQSH, encoded by the coding sequence ATGAGCATCTGGAGCCTTGACCGTGTCGTTGCGGCACTCGGCCCGCTGTTGATCGGCGCGAGGCCGGCAGGGGGCACGCCGCTCCGCTCGGTATCGACGGACACCCGATCGCTCGGCGCAGGCGACCTGTTCGTGGCGCTCGTGGGCGAGCGGTTTGATGGCCATGCCTTCGTGGACCAGGCGGTAGAGGCCGGGGCGGCCGCGCTTGTCGTCAGTGACCCGCGTGCCGCCGCGGGCGCCGGAGTACCGGTCTTCGTGGTCGAGGACACGACCGCCGCGTTAGGCGCACTGGGTCGCTGGTGGCGCCGGACCTGGGGGGGGCGTGTGGTTGCCGTGGCGGGGTCCAATGGCAAGACGAGCACCAAGGGGATGCTCGCGGCCGTCCTGGGCCAGCAGTTGCGCGTCCACGCGACCGTCGGCAACCTCAACAACCAGGTGGGCGTCCCGTTGACGTTGCTCTCAATTCCACCTGAAGCCGACCTCGCGGTCGTTGAGGTGGGGACGAACCACCCCGGTGAGGTCGCGGCCCTGCGTGACCTGGTCGAACCGGACGTGGCGGTCATCACGTCGATCGGGGAGGAGCACCTCGAGGGGTTCGGTTCCCTCGCCGGCGTCCTGCAAGAAGAGGTGTCGATTGCGCTCGGTGTCCCGACGGTGGTTGTGCCCGCGGCGCAACCAGAGGTTGGGGAAGCCGCGCGCCGCTTCGGGGGAGCGGTGATCGAGGCCGGCGTGGAGGGCGGCACCGTGCGGCCCGAGGCCTGGGGAGTGGACGGGGATGGCCACGGATGGCTGCAGGTGGGCGAGCATCGGGCGACCCTGACGCTGGTGGGCGCGCACAACGTGCGCAACGCCTGCCTTGCGGTGGCCGTGGCCCGCGTCTGTGGCGTGGACGATGCGCACATCGCGGGTGGGCTCGCTGCGACCCCAGCGGCCGCGATGCGGTCTGTGGTCGAGCGGCTGGGCACGCTGCGCATTTACAATGACGCGTACAACGCCAACCCTGCGTCGGCGAGGGAAGCGCTCGCGTCGATGGATGCGATGGAGGGCACGATGCCGCGGGTGGTGGTGCTCGGATCGATGCTTGAGCTGGGCGCGGAGAGCGACGGGCTGCACGACGCGATCGCGCGGCGCGCGCTGGCCTCGCGGGCGGACGTGATCGCGGCTGTGGGGGCGTTTGCGGACGCGTTTGCGCGCGTCGCGCCGGCCGACCCGCGCGTGGTGGCGGCCCCCGATGTCGCGGCGGTATGGCCGACCTTGCGACCGCGGGTGGCGCCAGACAGCCTCGTGTTGCTCAAGGGGTCGCGCGGGACGCGACTCGAACGGCTCCTGCCGGAGCTGGCGGTGGTGGGCGGTGCGTCGGCTCCTGTTCAAAGTCACTAG